The DNA sequence GATCACGTTCGCGCCGGACACGGCCTCGATCAGAGCCTCCTCCTGGTGGGGATAGAGGGTGATGCCGCGCTCCTGGGCCCAGCCTTCAAAGGCTTCGTAGAGGGCATCGGGGTCGGCGTCCTGCGGCAGCTGATCGATAAGGGTCACACCCCCATCTTGCCTCCCCGCTGCCCGGATCAGGGAACCGGACGACGGCACGAAGATCATGAACGCTACGCTGGGTCGCCAACGGGGCATCGGGACAACGGAAATGGGGCGGGCGGCAGCAATGATGGGACCGGCACACTCACTGTCGGGGGCGGCGGCCTGGCTGGGGGTCGGCGCGGCCGCCACGGCCGCCGGGCACTCGATGCCCTGGCCGGTACTGCTCGTCGGCGCCCTGATCTGTGCCGGGGCCGCGCTCGCCCCGGACCTCGACCACAAGTCGGCGACGATCTCGCGCGCCTTCGGCCCGCTCTCCCGCGGCGTGTGCGAGATCGTCGACAAGCTCTCGTACGCGGTCTACCGCGCCACCCGCAAGCCGGGCGACCCGCGCCGCTCCGGCGGGCACCGGACGCTCACCCACACCTGGGTGTGGGCCGTCCTGATCGGCGCGGGCTCGTCGGCGCTCGCGGTCCTCGGCGGCCGGTGGGCCGTGCTCGCCCTGCTCTTCGTGCATATGGTGCTCGCCATCGAAGGGCTGCTGTGGCGGGCGGCGCGCGGTTCGAGCAGCGATGTGCTGGTGTGGCTGCTCGCCGCGACCAGCGCCTGGATCATGGCCGGGGTTCTGGACAAACCGGGCAATGGTTCGGGCTGGCTGTTCACCGGGGACGGCCAGGAGTATCTGTGGCTGGGGCTTCCGGTGGTGCTCGGCGCGCTGGTGCACGACATCGGGGACGCGCTGACCGTGTCCGGCTGCCCGATCCTGTGGCCCATCCCGATCGGCAGGAGGCGCTGGTACCCGATCGGGCCGCCGCGGGCGCTGCGGTTCCGCGCGGGCAGCTGGGTCGAGCTGAAGGTGCTGATGCCGGTGTTCATGCTGCTGGGGGGAGCGGGCGGCGCGGTCGCCCTGAACTTCGTCTGAGGCCGGGCCGAGCCCGCCTCCGGCCCAGCCGACGCACCGCCGCCCGGTCGGGCACCGGGGCGAGACCGGGCCGCGGGGTGACCCGGGGCACGGGCCATGCCCCGGGGCACGACCTCACCGTGAGGTCACGGTCCAGAGCCGAGGTCACGGTCCGGAGCCGCAGCCCGGCGGCCCGGCATCGTCCACGTCCGCCCTTCCGGTACGCGCCCTCGTCGCGCGTGCCCCGAGGATCCGCAGCGGTCCCCGAGCCCGCCGCGTGCCCAGCGCTCGCCGCGTTCCCAGCGCCCGCCATATACCGAGCAGCAGGCATGCCGTGCCGCAGACCGCGGCCGTGATCCGCAGCACGCCGCCGTAAGCAGCCCCGGCACCCGCCCCGTCGAGCCGGCCGGTGACGGTTCCGGCGAGGCCCACGCCGAGGCCGGCGGCGACGGTGATGGTGGTCTTGGTGACGCCGGAGGCCTCCCCGGCGCGCTCGGGCCTGACGACGGCCTGTG is a window from the Streptomyces spectabilis genome containing:
- a CDS encoding metal-dependent hydrolase; translated protein: MMGPAHSLSGAAAWLGVGAAATAAGHSMPWPVLLVGALICAGAALAPDLDHKSATISRAFGPLSRGVCEIVDKLSYAVYRATRKPGDPRRSGGHRTLTHTWVWAVLIGAGSSALAVLGGRWAVLALLFVHMVLAIEGLLWRAARGSSSDVLVWLLAATSAWIMAGVLDKPGNGSGWLFTGDGQEYLWLGLPVVLGALVHDIGDALTVSGCPILWPIPIGRRRWYPIGPPRALRFRAGSWVELKVLMPVFMLLGGAGGAVALNFV